CGCGGCAGGGGCGCCGTGGGATCGGGAGCGGCCGGCGGCGGCGGCGGTTCCGACGGCACGGCGGCGATAGCCGGAGGCGGAACGGGCGCGGGCTGCGGTGCTTGGGGTTCCTCGGGAGGTGGCAACAGGCGCTCGACCTTGCCTTCCTTGGCTTCGCCGGACCCCAATTGGTCGTAGATGGTCTTGTCGCGGTTGGGAACGTCCATGCCGCCCGGATTTTCGGGCCGCATCTTGGCGGGCGACAGTTCGGCCCGCACGGTAGGCACGTCGCCGCCCGATTCGGCCGATCGGAGCCGGTCGCCCAGCAGATACCAGCCGGCGGCACCGCCCGCCACCATCAGGGCCACGAAGGCGAGGAACAGCCTCAGCCCGGTGCGGCGACGCGGCTTGGGCGCCAGCACCGATTCGAATTCCAGGCCCAACGGGCCCAGTTCCTCCTGCGGGGAGGGCATGGCGGCGAATTCCGGGGGGCGAACGGAGTCCTGCTCGCCGAATCGGGGGTCATGGCGGTCCGCGGTCATCTCATCTCCTCGACCGGCGTAACCCCGAACACCTTCAATCCCGAAGCGATCACCAGGGCTACGGCCTGGATCAAGCCTAGACGGGCAAGGGTTAACGGTCGGTTATCGGGAAGGAGGAAACGCAACTCGGCATCGTCCTTGCCCTTGTTCCAAAGGGCGTGGAAGCGCGCGGCCAAGTCTTCCAGGTAATAGGCCAGGCGGTGCGGCTCGTGCGCAAGGGCGGCGCCCTCGATCAGGCGCGGCCAGGCCGCCATGGTGCGCATCAGGGCGATTTCGGCCGGATCGCGCAGTTGGCCGAACTCGGCTTCGGCCAGGGCCCCGGCGGCCAGTTCGGCGGGGGAGAAGTGCTCGGTCGCCAAGCGCAGCACCGAATGGACGCGGGCGTGGGCGTACTGGACGTAGAAGACCGGGTTGTCCTTGGACTGCTCCAGCACCTTGGCGAGGTCGAAATCCAGTTGGGCGTCGTTCTTGCGGGTCAGCATGATGAAGCGCACCACGTCCTTGCCCACCCGGTCGATGACGTCGCGCAGGGTGACGAAGGTGCCGGCGCGCTTGGACATCTTCACCGGCTCGCCGTTCTCCAGCAGATTGACCATCTGGCAGAGCTTGACGTCCAGGTCGCCCTTGCCTCCGGTCAGCGCCTTGACGGCCGCCTGCATGCGTTTGACGTAGCCGCCGTGATCGGCGCCCCAGACGTCGATCATCCCGGCGAAGCCGCGTTCGAACTTGTCGCGATGATAGGCCATGTCGGTGGCGAAGTAGGTCCAGGACCCGTCCGACTTCATCACCGGCCGGTCCACGTCGTCGCCGAACAGGGTGGCACGGAACAGGGTCTGCTCGCGCGGTTCCCAGTCGTCGGGCAGCTTGCCCTTGGGGGGCTCCAGCACGCCCTGGTAGACCAGCCCGCGCGCCGCCAGGTCGTCCAGCGCCGCCTTGACCTTGCCGGCCCGTGCCAGGGCCAGTTCGGACGTGAAGACGTCGTGGCGCACTCCCAGCGCCGCCAGATCCTCCCGGATCAGGGCCATCATCTCGTCGCGGGCGAAGGCGCGGACGGGCTCCAGCCATTCGGCTTCCGGCATATCCCGCCAGCGTTCGCCGTCCACGGCCGCCAGCTTGGCCGCCGCCGGCTTCAGGTATTCGCCGGGATAGAGCCCCTCGGGAATGGCCCCGATCTCCTCGCCCAGGACTTCCCGGTAACGCAGGTGGAGCGAGCGGGCAAGCATGTCCACCTGGGCCCCGGCGTCGTTGATGTAGTACTCGCGAGTTACCTTGTAGCCGGCTTTTTCCAGCAGCCCCGCCAGCACGTCGCCGACCACGGCGCCGCGCCCGTGGCCCACATGCATGGGGCCGGTGGGGTTTGCGGATACGTATTCGACGTTCACCGACGCGCCAGCGCCGATCGGGGAATCCCCGTAGGCGGCCCCGGCGCGCAGCACGTCCCGCAAGCGTTCGCACCAGAAACCGTCGGCCAGGCGCAGATTGATGAAGCCGGGCCCGGCGATCTCGACGCCGGTCACCTGGGGCAGGGCCTTCAGACGCGGCGCCAGAAGTTCCGCCAGGTCGCGGGGCTTCATGCCGGCGTCCTTGGCCAGCACCATGGCCGCGTTGGTCGCCAAGTCGCCGTGGGCTTCCTCGCGCGGTGGATCGACGGCGATGCGTCCGGTGGCGAGTCCGGCAGGCAGAATACCGCCAGCCATGAGGGAATCGAGGATGGCGACGATCTCGCCGCGGAAATGGTGGAACAAGTTCAAGGTCATGAGATGCGGGCCTGGAGGTCGAAGAGCTGGCGATGTTCGTCGAGGGCGTAGCGGTCGGTCATGCCGGCCAGATAGTCGGCGACCAATTGGGCGGTGGCGGTGTCTCCCGGCCCCTTGGCCTGGAGGCGCCATTCGGTGGGCAGGCACTGGGGCTCGTCGAGGAGCAGCT
The sequence above is a segment of the Magnetospirillum sp. WYHS-4 genome. Coding sequences within it:
- the argS gene encoding arginine--tRNA ligase, with the protein product MNLFHHFRGEIVAILDSLMAGGILPAGLATGRIAVDPPREEAHGDLATNAAMVLAKDAGMKPRDLAELLAPRLKALPQVTGVEIAGPGFINLRLADGFWCERLRDVLRAGAAYGDSPIGAGASVNVEYVSANPTGPMHVGHGRGAVVGDVLAGLLEKAGYKVTREYYINDAGAQVDMLARSLHLRYREVLGEEIGAIPEGLYPGEYLKPAAAKLAAVDGERWRDMPEAEWLEPVRAFARDEMMALIREDLAALGVRHDVFTSELALARAGKVKAALDDLAARGLVYQGVLEPPKGKLPDDWEPREQTLFRATLFGDDVDRPVMKSDGSWTYFATDMAYHRDKFERGFAGMIDVWGADHGGYVKRMQAAVKALTGGKGDLDVKLCQMVNLLENGEPVKMSKRAGTFVTLRDVIDRVGKDVVRFIMLTRKNDAQLDFDLAKVLEQSKDNPVFYVQYAHARVHSVLRLATEHFSPAELAAGALAEAEFGQLRDPAEIALMRTMAAWPRLIEGAALAHEPHRLAYYLEDLAARFHALWNKGKDDAELRFLLPDNRPLTLARLGLIQAVALVIASGLKVFGVTPVEEMR